One stretch of Armigeres subalbatus isolate Guangzhou_Male chromosome 2, GZ_Asu_2, whole genome shotgun sequence DNA includes these proteins:
- the LOC134209907 gene encoding uncharacterized protein LOC134209907, protein MINFAKCLAVFLMLQTCSANYTESLSQQREKRYVSFSPNGGTAKIILGSLWPVHFHHKLTRSINMAMNFQANYNIPSTIIWPVPTSIFKNRLNNDYVDNSRIQLYQLLERMFDSYGTNGHECVLRTICEVAETPLYDSGVFGELMDVIFTPYKSEQLDQSYYDARLQGLNGTNCVELYERCPLGSGLLEKLSILYSTFG, encoded by the exons ATGATCAATTTCGCAAAGTGCTTGGCGGTTTTTCTTATGCTGCAAACGTGCTCCGCGAATTACACAGAATCTCTGTCACAGCAGCGAGAAAAGCGATATGTGTCATTCAGTCCAAACGGCGGGACTGCCAAAATTATTCTCGGTTCACTTTGGCCGGTCCATTTTCATCACAAATTGACTCGCAGCATCAACATGGCTATGAACTTTCAAGCCAACTATAACATACCATCGACGATCATCTGGCCAGTGCCGACCAGCATCTTCAAAAACCGACTGAACAACGACTATGTAGACAACAGTCGCATCCAGCTGTaccagcttcttgaaaggatgttCGATTCTTACGGCACCAATGGGCATGAATGTGTTTTGCGAACAATATGCGAGGTAGCCGAAACGCCGCTCTACGATAGTGGCGTTTTTGGTGAACTGATGGATGTAATTTTTAC ACCATACAAATCGGAACAACTGGACCAAAGCTACTACGATGCACGGTTACAAGGCCTGAATGGAACGAATTGTGTTGAACTCTATGAGCGGTGTCCATTAGGGTCTGGGTTGCTGGAAAAACTGTCCATCTTATATTCTACctttggttga